The Kangiella marina genome window below encodes:
- a CDS encoding pilus assembly protein PilP, whose protein sequence is MKYFSQKNTILLAGLLSLLALTGCEDDGMKKLDQEIEKIKAETKQSIEPIPKVVAYEPFTYSASDLRSPFAKLDPEHESRSMLVDGDCESDVRPDPNRQKFEMEKYGLDALQYAGMIANKKELRGLVKILSGDSAGVIQPVHVGEYIGLNNGQISQIDSNQITIEAIVPNGRGCWENRTQYLVIGQ, encoded by the coding sequence ATGAAATATTTTAGTCAAAAAAATACCATCCTTCTGGCTGGCCTTTTATCGCTTCTAGCTTTAACGGGTTGTGAAGATGATGGTATGAAAAAGCTCGATCAAGAGATTGAAAAAATTAAAGCTGAGACTAAGCAAAGTATTGAACCAATACCGAAAGTTGTTGCATATGAACCTTTCACCTATTCAGCTAGTGATTTAAGAAGCCCATTTGCCAAGTTGGATCCCGAGCATGAGTCTCGCTCTATGTTGGTTGACGGGGACTGCGAAAGTGATGTCCGCCCTGATCCAAACCGTCAAAAGTTTGAAATGGAGAAGTATGGTTTAGATGCTCTACAATACGCAGGAATGATTGCGAATAAGAAAGAGTTACGTGGTTTAGTTAAGATTCTTAGTGGAGATAGTGCTGGTGTCATTCAGCCTGTTCATGTTGGTGAGTACATCGGTTTAAACAATGGGCAAATTAGTCAGATTGATAGTAACCAAATCACCATCGAAGCGATTGTTCCCAATGGCAGGGGTTGCTGGGAAAACCGCACACAATACCTAGTGATAGGGCAGTGA
- a CDS encoding type 4a pilus biogenesis protein PilO translates to MADLSQYQDFNNIGSWPLPGRIVFILIAMLIVLGLGYYFNTSEQISELESKARQQEQLLADYKREYEKAVNLDAYREQMAEMKETFKGLLEQLPKNTEIPGLLDEISYAASGAGVELLSHKYLDETKKQFYIEKPIEIVATGSYHQIADFVSRVSKLPRIVTLHGFKISPQQGQARSSRGGSGANTEGNENLNFSVLAKTYRYESEEG, encoded by the coding sequence ATGGCTGATTTAAGTCAATATCAAGACTTCAATAATATTGGTTCTTGGCCTCTTCCTGGTCGTATTGTATTCATACTTATCGCCATGTTAATAGTATTAGGGCTAGGTTATTACTTTAATACGAGCGAGCAAATTAGTGAGCTAGAATCTAAGGCCAGACAACAAGAGCAATTACTTGCTGACTATAAGCGTGAGTATGAAAAAGCCGTGAACCTTGACGCTTATCGTGAGCAAATGGCTGAAATGAAGGAAACGTTTAAAGGCCTTCTTGAGCAGCTTCCTAAAAATACAGAGATTCCTGGCTTACTGGATGAGATTTCTTACGCGGCATCGGGAGCTGGAGTTGAGTTACTTTCACATAAGTATCTCGATGAAACAAAAAAGCAGTTTTATATTGAGAAGCCAATTGAAATCGTGGCTACTGGCAGCTACCACCAAATTGCAGATTTTGTTAGCCGTGTCTCAAAATTGCCACGAATAGTCACTTTGCATGGCTTTAAGATTAGCCCACAGCAGGGGCAAGCGCGTAGCAGTCGTGGGGGCTCTGGAGCGAACACTGAGGGCAACGAAAATTTAAACTTTAGCGTGCTTGCGAAAACATACCGCTATGAGTCAGAGGAGGGATAG
- a CDS encoding PilN domain-containing protein — translation MARINLLDWREELRQERNKEFWLTFALMLLLAGLIWFMVNQVMSARIDAQDARIDKLNTEIGILKKRTQEIEKLKKEKEELLKRMDLITDLQQSRPEVVRMFDELVRVTPEGINLSTWQRIEMPVTAKQTTEHKLVFTGQGETNPRISEFMRKMDSSERLNTSALKDVQKQTKGLPAQNFTLEAKQVIPGKDKPEEGK, via the coding sequence ATGGCTCGTATTAACTTATTAGATTGGCGTGAAGAGTTACGCCAAGAGCGAAATAAAGAGTTTTGGCTAACTTTTGCCCTAATGCTTTTATTGGCCGGTTTAATTTGGTTTATGGTAAATCAGGTGATGTCAGCCAGAATAGATGCCCAAGATGCGCGTATTGATAAGCTCAATACGGAAATTGGCATTCTGAAAAAGCGTACTCAAGAAATTGAAAAGCTTAAAAAAGAAAAAGAAGAGTTGCTTAAGCGAATGGACCTGATTACTGACTTGCAACAAAGCCGTCCAGAAGTGGTTCGGATGTTTGATGAATTGGTTCGCGTAACGCCAGAAGGCATTAACTTGTCAACGTGGCAGCGTATTGAAATGCCTGTCACGGCTAAACAAACAACGGAGCATAAATTAGTGTTCACGGGGCAGGGAGAAACCAACCCTCGAATTTCTGAGTTTATGCGCAAGATGGATAGCTCTGAGCGATTAAACACCAGTGCTTTGAAAGATGTTCAAAAGCAGACAAAAGGCTTGCCAGCTCAAAACTTTACGCTTGAAGCTAAGCAAGTGATTCCTGGTAAAGATAAACCAGAGGAGGGCAAGTAA
- a CDS encoding pilus assembly protein PilM, producing MVLGLFKNKQVPVIGIDISSTAVKVLQLGKSGGRYRVDRYSVEPLPQGAVVERDIRDTEAVGNAIKKAVQKASAKTKDAAVAVSGSAVITRSIQMEKGLSDQEMEDVIKVEADQYIPYPLEEVNLDFEVLGDSATDDNLVDVLLAASRSVNVDTRVDALDIAGLTPKIVDIEAYAIERAYQLTKKKTIEHLDDAIVAIIDIGATMTSLNVLQNGQVIYNREQLFGGNQLTEEIQSRYGLSYQEAGLAKKQGSLPDDYETEVLMPFAEIITQQVGRALQFFFSASEFSSVNEVILAGGCASIDGLDTMIQEHLGTPTRVANPFADMSISSHVNTQALSADAPAMMISCGLALRSFD from the coding sequence ATGGTTCTGGGGTTATTCAAAAACAAACAAGTACCAGTGATAGGTATCGATATCAGCTCCACTGCAGTCAAGGTTTTGCAGCTTGGTAAGTCAGGCGGACGCTATCGCGTTGATAGATATTCCGTCGAGCCATTACCGCAAGGCGCTGTGGTCGAACGCGATATTCGTGATACTGAAGCAGTGGGTAATGCAATTAAAAAAGCTGTGCAGAAAGCCAGCGCTAAAACTAAAGATGCCGCTGTAGCAGTTTCTGGCTCCGCAGTAATCACTCGCTCCATTCAAATGGAGAAAGGTCTTTCTGATCAAGAGATGGAAGACGTTATTAAAGTCGAAGCAGATCAATACATTCCGTATCCTCTGGAAGAAGTCAACTTGGATTTTGAAGTCCTTGGTGATTCAGCCACGGACGATAACTTAGTTGATGTATTGCTAGCCGCGTCTCGAAGTGTGAACGTAGATACTCGTGTTGATGCGCTCGATATTGCTGGCTTAACGCCAAAAATCGTTGATATTGAAGCATACGCCATTGAGCGTGCTTATCAGTTAACAAAAAAGAAAACGATTGAACATTTGGACGACGCTATTGTGGCGATTATTGATATCGGTGCAACGATGACAAGCCTTAACGTCCTACAGAATGGTCAAGTTATCTATAACCGTGAGCAGTTGTTCGGCGGTAACCAATTAACAGAAGAGATTCAAAGCCGCTACGGGCTTTCTTATCAAGAAGCCGGTTTAGCTAAGAAACAAGGCAGCTTGCCTGATGATTACGAGACTGAGGTCTTGATGCCTTTTGCTGAAATTATCACGCAGCAGGTCGGTCGTGCGTTGCAGTTTTTCTTCTCTGCCAGCGAGTTCAGTTCGGTCAACGAAGTGATTTTGGCTGGTGGTTGTGCCTCAATCGATGGGTTGGACACGATGATTCAAGAGCACCTTGGAACACCCACTCGTGTTGCCAACCCGTTTGCCGATATGTCAATTTCGTCTCATGTGAACACACAAGCGTTAAGTGCTGATGCACCAGCAATGATGATAAGCTGTGGACTAGCGTTAAGGAGTTTTGACTAA
- a CDS encoding penicillin-binding protein 1A — translation MIFITIFVVMTILGAFLYATPQVPEIDSLKNVKLQTPMRIFTEDGKIIGEFGDVRREPVSFEQIPDNFINALISTEDQRFYEHSGVDFKGLLRVMKVALTTGEFSEGASTLTMQTARNMFLTRDQRLKRKLIEMFLAVRMEQELSKEQILELYTNKVHFSHRAYGLAAASEVYYGKHLSELTLPEAAMMAGLLKGESAYNPISNPERALGRRNLVLSRMLGEGYIDQDIYQLAVETPLSAKKHGADLDINAAYVAEMVRLDVINRFGRDIAYNHGLDIVTTINSNHQKIANQALREGLLEYDRRHGYKGPELQIEDFANTDTRQLLQILSDTPVIANLQPAIVLEVEEQSITVLNRQGQEITIDWAGLEWAAKFISDSRIGSKPEIAAEVATAGDLVRILNVDGEKWQLSQIPEASAGFVSIRSKDGGITSLVGGFDYSTNKFNLVTQARRQPGSNIKPFIYGAAFAKGFTPASLVNDAPYVKVNNEIDEVWRPQNDNLKYNGPTRLRVGLKRSINTISTRLIDSIGPAYAEDFLVKIGLPDEHMNPYQSLALGTASFTPLEMATAYAVLANGGYQVEPYYIDQVTTSYGDILYQATPKVVCDECEQIRINNQIRNAKYNPEIRNYPELPLPENKIAQEVIDPRDAFILYDMMKDVIHSGTATTQLRRRNSSLLERHDLAGKTGTANDYKDAWFSGFNDKLVASAWMGFSDHRRSLGRYEYGGKAALPIWASFMEKALSGVPEQEIIQPPGVVSAKIDPETGKLAALGQQNAIFEYFRDDNIPSEVSQATTDYGQLYNGNGSEESNQAPQDLDQEQLDQLIDSLQEGEQEIEQEDDTPQPEPEAESIF, via the coding sequence GTGATTTTTATCACAATATTTGTGGTTATGACGATTCTTGGTGCTTTTCTCTATGCGACTCCGCAAGTGCCAGAAATAGACTCTTTGAAGAATGTAAAATTACAAACCCCAATGAGGATCTTCACGGAAGATGGCAAAATTATCGGTGAGTTTGGTGACGTTAGACGTGAGCCGGTTAGTTTTGAGCAGATCCCTGACAACTTCATCAATGCATTGATTTCAACCGAAGATCAGCGCTTTTATGAACACAGCGGCGTCGATTTCAAGGGCCTATTACGTGTCATGAAGGTAGCGCTTACTACCGGTGAATTCTCAGAAGGTGCCAGTACTTTAACCATGCAGACGGCGCGTAACATGTTCCTAACGCGTGACCAACGTCTTAAACGAAAATTGATCGAGATGTTTCTAGCTGTGCGCATGGAACAGGAGTTATCCAAAGAGCAAATCCTTGAACTTTATACCAACAAGGTTCATTTCAGCCACCGCGCTTACGGCTTAGCCGCCGCCTCCGAAGTTTACTACGGCAAGCACCTCAGCGAGTTAACCTTACCAGAAGCGGCAATGATGGCCGGACTACTAAAAGGTGAGTCAGCTTATAACCCTATCTCGAACCCTGAGCGTGCACTGGGGCGTCGTAACCTCGTGCTGAGTCGAATGCTTGGCGAAGGTTATATTGATCAAGATATCTACCAGCTCGCAGTAGAAACCCCGCTCAGTGCTAAAAAGCACGGGGCAGACTTAGACATTAATGCGGCTTATGTCGCTGAGATGGTCAGGTTGGATGTGATTAATCGCTTTGGGCGTGACATTGCATACAACCATGGATTGGATATTGTTACCACCATCAACTCGAACCATCAAAAGATTGCTAATCAGGCCCTGAGAGAGGGGCTTCTTGAGTATGATCGACGTCATGGTTATAAAGGACCTGAACTACAAATAGAAGACTTTGCCAACACAGACACTCGACAACTGCTCCAGATTCTCAGTGATACGCCAGTAATCGCCAATCTTCAGCCAGCCATCGTATTAGAGGTTGAAGAGCAAAGCATCACAGTCTTAAATCGCCAAGGGCAAGAAATAACCATTGATTGGGCGGGCCTAGAATGGGCAGCAAAGTTTATCAGCGACAGCCGCATTGGCAGCAAACCCGAGATCGCTGCCGAGGTCGCGACAGCTGGTGATCTGGTGCGAATTCTAAACGTCGACGGTGAAAAGTGGCAGTTAAGCCAAATTCCCGAGGCCTCTGCGGGTTTTGTATCCATTCGCTCAAAAGACGGTGGCATCACTTCCTTAGTTGGTGGCTTTGACTACTCAACCAACAAATTTAACCTCGTCACACAAGCCCGACGCCAACCAGGATCAAACATCAAACCTTTTATTTATGGTGCTGCGTTCGCCAAAGGCTTTACCCCTGCGAGCTTGGTCAACGATGCCCCTTACGTCAAAGTGAATAATGAAATTGACGAAGTTTGGCGCCCACAAAACGACAATCTTAAATACAATGGGCCTACACGGCTTCGAGTAGGTCTAAAACGCTCGATCAACACCATTTCGACACGCTTGATTGACAGCATAGGTCCAGCGTACGCCGAAGACTTTTTAGTCAAGATCGGCTTACCTGATGAACACATGAATCCCTACCAGTCATTGGCCCTAGGTACAGCGAGCTTTACGCCACTCGAAATGGCAACGGCTTATGCGGTGCTGGCCAACGGCGGCTACCAAGTCGAACCTTATTACATCGACCAAGTCACCACTTCCTACGGTGATATTTTATATCAAGCAACGCCTAAAGTGGTTTGTGACGAGTGCGAGCAAATTCGTATTAATAATCAGATCCGTAACGCGAAATACAATCCTGAAATTCGCAATTACCCAGAGTTACCACTGCCAGAGAACAAAATTGCTCAGGAAGTTATCGACCCGCGTGACGCTTTCATCCTTTATGACATGATGAAAGATGTCATTCATAGCGGTACGGCAACCACGCAACTGCGCCGTCGTAACAGCTCACTACTGGAACGTCACGACTTAGCTGGTAAAACGGGTACCGCGAATGATTACAAGGATGCTTGGTTCTCAGGCTTCAATGATAAACTCGTCGCTAGCGCATGGATGGGGTTCTCTGACCATCGCCGCAGTCTGGGGCGTTATGAGTATGGTGGCAAGGCAGCCCTGCCTATCTGGGCTTCATTTATGGAAAAAGCTCTATCAGGCGTGCCTGAGCAAGAAATTATTCAGCCGCCTGGAGTGGTGTCCGCTAAAATCGATCCAGAAACGGGTAAGCTAGCCGCTTTAGGTCAACAAAATGCCATATTTGAATATTTCCGTGACGATAATATTCCTTCCGAAGTCAGCCAGGCTACTACCGACTACGGGCAACTCTACAATGGCAATGGTTCAGAAGAGTCGAACCAAGCACCACAAGATCTCGATCAAGAGCAGCTCGATCAACTGATAGACTCGCTACAAGAAGGGGAACAGGAAATAGAGCAGGAGGACGATACGCCACAACCTGAGCCTGAAGCAGAATCTATTTTCTAG
- the rpmE gene encoding 50S ribosomal protein L31, which yields MKQGIHPEYKAIKATCSCGNVIEVGSAGADISLDVCSECHPFYTGKQKMVDSGGRVDRFRKRFGSRSLNK from the coding sequence ATGAAACAAGGTATCCACCCAGAATACAAAGCGATCAAAGCAACGTGCAGTTGTGGCAACGTTATTGAAGTTGGTTCAGCTGGCGCTGACATCAGCTTGGACGTATGTTCTGAATGTCACCCATTCTATACTGGTAAGCAGAAAATGGTTGATTCAGGCGGTCGTGTTGATCGTTTCCGTAAGCGTTTCGGTAGCCGTTCACTTAACAAGTAA